DNA from Caldivirga sp.:
CAGCCGCTGCTATTAAGGCTATTATCGCGAACCTAGCGGTACACGGTATGTAAGGTATCATTAAGACTGTAAGCACCCTATCCCTTGTACTTGGCATGGCCCTGGTTGCCATTATGGCTGGAATATTACAACCTGAACCGGCAATTAAATACACTAATCCCCTTGAAGGAATCCCAGTTCTCCTCAACCATCTCTCTATTGGAAATGCAATCCTAGTTATTAACCCAGAATCCTCTAGGAACGCTATTAAGAATGATACCCCAAAAACGTACGGTATAAAATCTATTAATGTGGTAACTCCATTCCATACACCATTAATAAGGAATGAACTTAACAATTCATTACCCACATAACTACTTACAAAGTTACCTATGGGTATTGAATCAAGGGCATTCGACATCAAATTCACTAAAGGCTCAAGAACCATGAATATTACCTCAGCTATCGTGAATAATAGTAATAGGGATAGAAGAACCCCATATTTCGGATTCAGGAATAATTCATCGTACTTACTAAGCGTTAACTTACCCTCTCTAGTGACGAATTTACCCACAAGGGACTTTACAGTACTCCAACGTGCTGCAGTAACGTAATAATCAATGTTAGGTACCTCCCTACGCGCCTCCTCAATTACATGGCTTACCTTAATGCTTAGTACCCTTAATAATGGGTTACCACTAAGTATTTCCACAGCAATACCCCGGGAAACACCCAGGGTATTCATTATGGTACTTATGTGCTTCTCTAGCTTACCATAGTTAACAATATTAGTAATTCCTGTTTTTAATTCACGTATCTTAACGACTGTGGTCTTTAATTCCCTTAATCCTTCATCGCCTACAGCTACTGCTGGTATTATAGTTACCCCAAGGGTCTTACTCATGGCTTCAACATTATAATGCACCCTCCTTCTTCTTGCCAAATCCATCATATTCAATACGAATATTGTTGGTTTCCCAAGCTCCAGCACCTGCACTAGTAGGTATAGTGATTGCTCAGGATTTAAGGCGGATCCAACCACCACGATGCCATCATAATCACCGAGGAGAAGTTCCTTAGAGGCCACAGCCTCATCAGTCATGCTAGTCCTGAGACTATACGTACCAGGTAAGTCAACCATCAGTACCCTTGTTTTACCAACACTGTAACTAACTTCATCAACTGAAACTGTTGTACCAGGGTAATTAGCAGTCCTAACAAAAACACCACTAATCCTGCTAACCAAAGTAGACTTGCCACTGTTCGGTATTCCAGCAATAACTACCTTAATGGTGTCATGATGCTGGGTACTCATTGTACGCATTTTAAGTCTTAGCTTAAAT
Protein-coding regions in this window:
- the feoB gene encoding ferrous iron transport protein B is translated as MFKNEFKLRLKMRTMSTQHHDTIKVVIAGIPNSGKSTLVSRISGVFVRTANYPGTTVSVDEVSYSVGKTRVLMVDLPGTYSLRTSMTDEAVASKELLLGDYDGIVVVGSALNPEQSLYLLVQVLELGKPTIFVLNMMDLARRRRVHYNVEAMSKTLGVTIIPAVAVGDEGLRELKTTVVKIRELKTGITNIVNYGKLEKHISTIMNTLGVSRGIAVEILSGNPLLRVLSIKVSHVIEEARREVPNIDYYVTAARWSTVKSLVGKFVTREGKLTLSKYDELFLNPKYGVLLSLLLLFTIAEVIFMVLEPLVNLMSNALDSIPIGNFVSSYVGNELLSSFLINGVWNGVTTLIDFIPYVFGVSFLIAFLEDSGLITRIAFPIERWLRRTGIPSRGLVYLIAGSGCNIPAIMATRAMPSTRDRVLTVLMIPYIPCTARFAIIALIAAAVMPHLIGVVVVIPYVVAFISISIVSRISRVHVRFINENTPYTYELPPLVVPLHKAFTKKIWHYTHDFISRAGVLIIVFIMMTWLLSVSGPRGLVGPEALANPSVLTETWLGIVGKALAPLFNPIGIPWQISASLVYGYIFKEVVLGTLALFYGTEKGGLLYAIGSTLTPASSLALITFITLYSPCIATLIVERKIAGLRLTAINTILQFIIALILAYAVFYIASFIQVIT